One window from the genome of Streptomyces sp. NBC_00708 encodes:
- a CDS encoding PRC-barrel domain-containing protein: MSDNIWGYQPTSGHTAGTDLIGFKVEAADGSIGKVDKHSDEVDSSYLVVDTGVWIFGKHVLLPAGTVRSVDLDERKVFVDLTKEQIKNSPEFDKDKHTDDPGYHEEIGGYYHGHRRI, from the coding sequence ATGAGTGACAACATCTGGGGCTACCAGCCGACCTCGGGCCACACCGCCGGTACCGACCTGATCGGTTTCAAGGTCGAAGCCGCCGACGGGAGCATCGGCAAGGTCGACAAGCACTCGGACGAAGTCGACTCCTCGTACCTCGTGGTGGATACCGGTGTCTGGATCTTCGGCAAGCACGTGCTGCTGCCGGCCGGCACGGTGCGCAGCGTCGACCTGGACGAGCGCAAGGTCTTCGTCGACCTCACCAAGGAACAGATCAAGAATTCGCCCGAGTTCGACAAGGACAAGCACACGGACGACCCGGGGTATCACGAGGAGATCGGTGGCTATTACCACGGCCACCGTCGCATCTGA